From a single Scomber japonicus isolate fScoJap1 chromosome 12, fScoJap1.pri, whole genome shotgun sequence genomic region:
- the LOC128368862 gene encoding E3 ubiquitin-protein ligase TRIM63-like produces MESLEKQLICPICLEVFTKPVVILPCQHNLCRKCANDVFQAANPYLVTRGTTVTSGGRFRCPSCRHEVVLDRHGVYGLQRNLLVENIIDMYKQGSTSSKPAPEVKVEPMCDEHEGEKINIYCVTCSVPTCSLCKVFGAHKDCEVAPLESVFSKQKAELTDCISMLVGNNERIQAIISQLEETCRAVDENGRRQKSNVCERFDYLFALLEERKGELTLRINAEQQEKLDYIQGLSRRYSQHLEDAAKLLETAIQTMDESEMAVFLQTAKPLLQKLAEGTDTSRLEKIQPGYENMEHFTANFEPQRKALSSVDFIKPDEDDDDEEDEDAEVRGVTAGGAAALPASQQPPPPPPTPPTQTKSPTPPHTSTSTSTLAPPPLPLPTASPSPQSDQQNDSEDKDGPKHVFSFSWLNQK; encoded by the exons ATGGAGAGTCTGGAGAAGCAGCTGATCTGTCCCATCTGTCTGGAGGTCTTCACCAAGCCGGTGGTGATCCTGCCCTGCCAGCACAACCTCTGCAGGAAGTGTGCCAACGACGTCTTCCAG GCAGCCAATCCCTACCTGGTGACCAGAGGCACCACGGTGACGTCAGGTGGTCGTTTCCGCTGCCCGTCCTGCCGCCATGAGGTCGTTCTGGATCGACACGGCGTTTACGGTCTGCAGAGGAACCTGCTGGTGGAGAACATCATCGACATGTACAAGCAGGGTTCCACCAG CAGTAAACCGGCTCCGGAGGTGAAGGTGGAGCCGATGTGTGACGAGCACGAAGGCGAGAAGATCAACATCTACTGCGTCACCTGCAGCGTTCCCACCTGTTCGCTCTGTAAAGTGTTTGGAGCGCACAAGGACTGCGAGGTCGCCCCGCTGGAGAGCGTCTTCAGCAAGCAGAAG GCGGAGCTGACGGACTGCATCTCGATGTTGGTCGGAAACAACGAACGAATCCAGGCGATCATCAGTCAGCTGGAGGAGACCTGCAGAGCCGTGGAC GAGAACGGGCGCAGACAGAAGTCGAACGTGTGCGAGCGGTTCGATTACCTGTTCGCGCTGCTGGAGGAGCGTAAAGGTGAACTGACGCTGCGGATCAACGCGGAGCAGCAGGAGAAGCTGGACTACATCCAGGGTCTGAGCCGCAGGTACAGCCAGCACCTGGAGGACGCCGCCAAGCTGCTGGAGACCGCCATCCAAACCATGGACGAGTCCGAGATGGCCGTGTTCCTGCAG ACGGCCAAACCGCTGCTGCAGAA GTTAGCCGAGGGAACCGACACGTCTCGTCTGGAGAAGATTCAGCCGGGTTACGAGAACATGGAACACTTCACAGCCAACTTTGAGCCGCAGCGGAAAGCGCTGAGCAGCGTCGACTTCATCAAAc CTGATGAagacgatgatgatgaggaggatgaagatgcTGAGGTCAGAGGAGtgacagcaggaggagcagcagcactTCCAGCCAGTcagcagcctcctcctcctcc CCCCACCCCCCCCACGCAGACGAAGAGCCCCACCCCTCcccacacctccacctccacctccacactGGCCCCGCCCCCTCTGCCCCTCCCTACCGCCAGCCCCTCCCCTCAG TCTGACCAGCAGAACGACTCGGAGGACAAAGATGGACCCAAACACGTCTTCTCCTTCAGTTGGCTCAACCagaagtga
- the adhfe1 gene encoding hydroxyacid-oxoacid transhydrogenase, mitochondrial, producing MAGRDRVAHLLRQLATAACRCPIHSSTHHHGAAAETCTVRSTDYAFEMASSNIRYGEGVSREIGMDVQNLGARNVCLMTDKNLSRLPPVQSVLESLVTNGVNFKVFDNVRVEPTDSSFKEAISFAKKESFDVFVAVGGGSVIDTCKAANLYACHPDADFLDFVNAPIGKGKPITGALKPLIAVPTTAGTGSETTGVAIFDYEPLKAKTGIASRAIRPTLGIVDPVHTLSMPARVAANSGFDVLCHALESYTALPYNERSPCPPNPINRPAYQGSNPISDVWSRHALNVVAKYMKRAVSDPEDMEARSSMHLASVFAGIGFGNAGVHLCHGMSYPIAGNVKTHTAAGYSVDHPLVPHGLSVVLTSPAVFNFTAPMCPERHLDAAEILGADIRQVKRADAGAVLADTLRQFLFDLKVEDGLEAVGYSKKDIPALVKGTIPQERVTKLSPREHTEEDLSHLFEASMKLY from the exons ATGGCGGGACGGGACCGAGTGGCTCACCTGCTCCGGCAGCTCGCGACGGCGGC GTGCAGATGTCCCATCCACTCCAGCACTCATCACCATG gagctgcagcagagacgTGCACCGTCCGCAGCACCGACTACGCCTTCGAG ATGGCGAGTTCCAACATCAGATACGGAGAAGGAGTCAGCAGAGAGATTGGCATG GACGTGCAGAACCTCGGAGCTCGTAACGTGTGCCTGATGACCGATAAGAACTTGTCCCGCCTGCCGCCGGTGCAGTCCGTCCTGGAGTCTCTGGTCACCAACGGAGTCAACTTCAAAGTTTTCGACAACGTTCGAGTGGAGCCGACGGacagcag TTTTAAGGAGGCGATCTCGTTCGCTAAGAAGGAATCCTTCGACGTGTTCGTGGCGGTGGGCGGCGGCTCTGTGATCGACACCTGTAAAGCAGCCAATCTGTACGCGTGTCACCCAGACGCCGACTTCCTGGACTTCGTCAACGCTCCGATCGGAAAAGGAAAGCCGATCACCGGAGCGCTGAAGCCGCTCATCgcag TCCCGACGACGGCCGGGACCGGCAGCGAGACCACCGGGGTCGCCATCTTTGACTACGAACCTCTGAAAGCCAAAACAG GTATCGCCAGCAGAGCCATCAGACCGACTCTGGGCATCGTGGATCCGGTTCATACTCTGAGCATGCCGGCGAGAGTCGCTGCTAACAGCGGCTTTGATGTGCTCtg TCATGCTCTGGAGTCGTACACCGCGCTGCCGTATAACGAGCGCAGCCCCTGCCCCCCCAACCCCATCAACCGGCCCGCCTACCAGGGCAGCAACCCCATCAGTGACGTCTGGTCCCGTCACGCGCTCAACGTGGTCGCCAAGTACATGAAACG agcgGTCAGTGATCCTGAGGACATGGAGGCTCGGTCCAGCATGCATCTGGCCAGTGTGTTCGCGGGCATCGGGTTTGGGAACGCTGGAGTTCATCTGTG tcatGGGATGTCGTATCCGATCGCTGGGAACGTGAAGactcacacagcagcaggttACAGTGTGGATCACCCTCTAGTG ccTCATGGTCTCTCAGTCGTCCTCACGTCTCCGGCCGTCTTCAACTTCACAGCTCCGATGTGTCCTGAGCGTCACCTGGACGCTGCTGAGATCCTTG GTGCTGACATCCGGCAGGTGAAGAGGGCGGACGCCGGCGCCGTCCTGGCCGACACGCTGCGTCAGTTCCTGTTTGACCTGAAGGTGGAGGACGGACTGGAAGCTGTCGGCTACAGCAAGAAGGACATTCCTGCTCTGGTGAAGGGAACCATTCCTCAG
- the LOC128369108 gene encoding corticoliberin-1-like, protein MKLNVLLWIVALLAAFLPRSAPTSRLLLPRPGGSFTSSSASPELLSSSSSSSSSALLQLTQHLLQTRAEEQEVEEQEGEEEEEKRSEEPPISLDLTFHLLREVLQMARVEQEAQQADSNRRMMDSFGK, encoded by the coding sequence ATGAAGCTGAATGTGTTATTGTGGATCGTGGCTCTCCTCgctgccttcctccctcgctctgCTCCCACCAGtcgcctcctcctcccccgACCAGGTGgatccttcacctcctcctctgctagTCCTgagctcctctcctcctcttcatcctcctcttcctcagctcTGCTGCAGCTCACACAGCACCTCCTGCAGACCCGGGcggaggagcaggaggtggaggagcaggaaggggaggaggaggaggagaagcggTCGGAGGAGCCTCCCATCTCTCTGGACCTGACCTTTCACCTCCTGCGGGAGGTGCTGCAGATGGCCCGAGTGGAGCAGGAGGCGCAGCAGGCCGACTCCAACCGCAGGATGATGGACAGCTTCGGAAAATAA
- the LOC128368999 gene encoding dnaJ homolog subfamily C member 5-like, whose product MSEGKQRSLSTSGESLYQVLGLEKGCSHDNIKKSYRKLALRYHPDKNPDNPEAAEKFKELNSAHAVLSDLTKRNIYDSYGSLGLYVAQQFGEDNVNTYFMLSTWWAKGLFAVCGILTGFYCCCCLCCCCNCCCGKLKPPASGEGAEPDYVSPDDLEEEIRNDHEDGVDAPIVQQPTNASEKTQLITDGHRRYADTYT is encoded by the exons ATGTCTGAAGGGAAACAGCGATCTTTGTCCACTTCAGGAGAGTCTCTGTATCAGGTCCTGGGCCTAGAGAAAGGCTGCAGCCATGACAACATCAAGAAATCCTACAG gaAGTTGGCGCTGCGTTACCATCCCGATAAGAACCCAGACAACCCCGAAGCAGCCGAGAAGTTTAAGGAGCTGAACAGCGCTCACGCGGTCCTGTCCGACCTCACCAAGAGGAACATCTACGACTCGTATGGCTCGCTGGGACTCTACGTCGCCCAGCAGTTCGGAGAGGACAACGTCAACACGTACTTCATGCTGTCCACATGGTGGGCTAAG ggtCTGTTTGCGGTGTGCGGGATCCTGACGGgattttactgctgctgctgcctctgctgctgctgtaactgCTGCTGCGGGAAACTCAAACCGCCGGCCAGCGGCGAGGGGGCGGAGCCAGACTACGTCTCCCCTGATGACCTGGAAGAAGAGATACGCAACGACCACGAGGACG gCGTCGACGCTCCGATCGTTCAGCAGCCGACGAACGCCAGCGAGAAGACTCAGCTGATCACCGACGGCCACCGTAGATACGCAGACACCTACACATGA